Proteins encoded by one window of Flavobacteriales bacterium:
- the thiS gene encoding sulfur carrier protein ThiS, whose protein sequence is MEIIVNNEAVSVNAGENISGLLRQLSVPIRTGIALAVNEDVIPAPQWDHTILEDHDRVIIIKAAQGG, encoded by the coding sequence ATGGAAATCATTGTAAATAATGAAGCCGTTTCCGTCAATGCCGGTGAAAACATCTCCGGGCTGTTGCGTCAATTGTCGGTTCCCATAAGAACAGGCATCGCACTTGCGGTCAATGAAGATGTGATACCGGCCCCTCAATGGGACCATACCATTTTAGAAGATCATGACCGTGTGATCATTATCAAGGCCGCCCAGGGTGGCTGA